The following are from one region of the Nicotiana tomentosiformis chromosome 7, ASM39032v3, whole genome shotgun sequence genome:
- the LOC138895340 gene encoding uncharacterized protein, which yields MRDHIQGEDYELWDIVIDGPLATLKKNIEGVDVPKTRADCIAEDLKKWEKNAKAKKWLICGLGPEEYSRIQGYATAKQIWDTLQVAHEGTTQVKRSRGTLLYSQYENFAMKDGETIQEMYTRFTTLTNALKSSGRIIPQEKRLRRYLLGSCQSLGKARSLPSRSQRTLLFFH from the coding sequence ATGAGAGATCACATTCAaggagaggactatgagctatgggacattgtcattGATGGTCCACTAGCTacattgaagaaaaatattgaaggagtagatgtgccaaagacaagagcggattgcattgctgaggacttgaagaagtgggagaagaatgctaaagccaagaaatggcttatttgtggacttggtccagaaGAGTACAGTAGAATCCAGGGTTATGCCACTGCTAAGCAAATTTGGGACACACTACAggtggctcatgaaggaactaCTCAAGTAAAGAGATCTAGAGGAACTCTATTGTACTCTCAGTatgagaactttgctatgaaggatggagaaaccattcaagagatgtacacaaggttcactacactGACAAATGCACTAAAATCTTCTGGAAGGATTATTCCTCAAGAAAAGAGGTTGAGAAGATACTTACTAGGGTCTTGCCAATCACTTGGGAAAGCAAGATCACTGCCATCTAGGAGTCAAAGAACATTACTATTCTTCCACTAG
- the LOC138895341 gene encoding uncharacterized protein, translating to MDIPKKERSLALRITESFDLEDDEMAMITKDFKKYLRRGKGSSRSGSYSKEKAPEKQTDDGCHKCGKPDHHIKNYPLWEIEWKKEKAERRNRKNEQVQPKKSNNKGSTKAMVAAWGESSNESSDGDDEDERALMAIGESDEETEVSVFHLKDKIKFLSKERLFELLLELIDESEDINNKKEQLSKECVILNAKCKNLELRASETVSENTVLKNQVHALDSTVLELRSENLKFKLGTGKKTVDHTQLTLEENIGKIKNELYKRDEQLQEHHINNIKGLGFGNRAPKWDPKSKYLTLPKNKICTHCDNTGHYKSECTAKEKASQKNKDFVQGCQVQVKGNNQIGYMDSGCSKHITGSKNQFLSLEDLKGDNELTCLSVLDNDPLLWHKRLGDVSLSQLNKLVSKNLVIGLPNNKFKEDKVCEACARGKHVRSSFQSGKMVSITRTMELVHMDLCGPMRILSRDGKRYIMVLVDDYSRFTWTLFLTSKDEAFDMFTSFNNDKDSLGNFDPISDEGVFLGYSSHSKAYKIYNKRTMCVEESVHVVFDETNIHSKRQEHDDEAIGLANQKESHLTAVKKILRYLKGTTDLCLWYLKDSNFNLVGYADADYAEFLVDRKSTSDMAHFLGSCLVSWATKKQNSMVLSTAEAKYVVAASCCAQLLWIKQQLMDFGIDIGCIPIFYNDTSAISMTKNPVHHKRTKHIYVRHHFLKDNYEKGLITIEFCASNKQIADIFTKSLSRDHFERNMLEIGMIKIT from the exons ATGGATATACCTAAGAAGGAAAGAagcttggcactcagaatcactgaaagttttgatctggaagatgatgaaatggctatgatcaccaaagacttcaagaagtacctgaggagaggaaagggttcttcaagaagtggaagctacagCAAGGAAAAAGCTCCTGAGAAGCAAACCGATGATGGCTGCCATAAGTGTGGAAAGCCTGATCATCACATCAAAAACTATCCTttgtgggaaattgaatggaagaaggaaaaagCAGAACGAAGGAACAGGAAGAATGAACAagttcaacccaagaaaagcaacaacaaaggatcaaccaaggctatggtcgctgcttggggagaaagctcaaaTGAAAGCTCAGATGGTGATGATGAGGATGAAcgagcacttatggccattggagaatctgatgaagaaactgaggtaagtgtctttcatctcaaagacaagattaaatttttaTCTAAAGAAAGGTTATTTGAGTTGCTACTAGagctaattgatgaatctgaggatataaataataaaaaagaacagttgtctaaagaatgtgtgattttgaatgcTAAGTGCAAAAATCTGGAACTTAGGGCTAGtgaaactgtaagtgaaaatactgtgttgaagaaccaggttcatgcacttgactcaactgtcctagagcttagatctgaaaatctaaaatttaaattAGGAACAGGCAAAAAGACAgttgatcacacacaactcactttagaagaaaatataggaaaaataaaaaatgagttgTACAAGAGAGATGAACAG CTACAAGAACACCACATTAACAACATAaaaggacttggctttgggaaccgtgcacctaagtgggatcccaaaagtaaatatcttaCACTTCCTaagaacaagatttgcacacactgtgataacactggtcactataaaagtgaatgcactgcaaaagaaaaagcaagtcaaaagaacaaagattTTGTTCAAGgctgccaa GTCCAAGTGAAAGGGAACAACCAAATAGGGTACATGGACAGTGGTTGCTCAAAGCATAtaacaggaagcaagaaccaatttctttcacttgaggaccttaaaggag ataatgaactcacttgcttaagtgtgttggataatgatcccctcctttggcacaaaagACTTGGAGATGTTAGTCTAAGCCAACTCAATAAATTAGTCTCCAAGAACTtggtgatagggctgcctaacaataagttcaaggaagataaagtttgtgaggcttgtgcaagggggaagcacgTAAGATCCTCTTTCCAAAGCGGGAAAATGGTAAGCAttaccaggacgatggaactggtccatatggatctttgtggtccaatgagaatACTGAGCAGGGATGGTAAGAGATATattatggtgcttgttgatgattactctaggtttacttggacattatttttaacatctaaagatgaagcatttgacatgttcacttctttt aATAATgataaagactccctaggtaactTTGATCCCATAAGTGATGAAGGAGTATTCTtaggatattcttcacatagtaaagcttataagatttataataaaagaactatgtgtgtagaagaaagtgtacatgtggttTTTGACGAAACTAACATTCATTCTAAgaggcaggaacatgatgatgaagcaattgggctg gcgaatcaaaaggagtctcacttgactgctgtcaaaaagatcttgagatacctaaaaggcaccactgacctcTGCCTATGGTATCTAAAAGATAGTAATTTCAATTTAGtaggatatgctgatgctgattatgcagagtttcttgtggatagaaagagtacCTCAgatatggcacactttcttggctcgtgtcttgtgtcttgggccaccaaaaagcaaaattctaTGGTCTTGTCTACTGCTGAAGCTAAGTATGTTGttgctgcctcatgttgtgctcaattgttatggatcaaacaacaattaatggactttggaattgatataggttgtatccccatcttttaTAATGatactagtgcaattagtatgaccaagaacccagTTCATCACAAAAGAACAAAGCACATATATGTTAGGCACCATTTTTTGAAGGACAACTATGAAAAGGGTTTGATCACTATAGAATTTTGTGCTAGtaacaagcaaatagctgacatatTCACAAAatctctaagtagagatcactttgaaaggaacatgttagaaatagggatgattaagatcacctaa